One Tunturibacter gelidoferens genomic region harbors:
- a CDS encoding dienelactone hydrolase family protein — protein sequence MIIVNDEYVTLDTPKGPMRTHIVRPAAPGRYPGIVFYSEIFQITAPIRRTAAMLAGHGYIVAMPEIYHEFESAGTVFAYDQTGSDRGNVLKTTKELSSYDADARAALDHLKSRPDCTGHLGAMGICIGGHLAFRAAMNPDVLATACFYATDIHKGSLGKGGDDSLQRAADIKGELLLIWGRQDPHIPLEGRMTVLARLNELEKKFSWHEVNGAHAFMRDEGIRYDPELAHTLYGLVFNLFHRKLGEGDQTTQTTASTETRH from the coding sequence CCGCCGCCCCCGGCCGCTACCCCGGCATCGTCTTCTACTCCGAGATCTTCCAGATCACCGCGCCCATCCGCCGCACCGCCGCCATGCTCGCCGGCCACGGCTACATCGTCGCCATGCCCGAGATCTACCACGAGTTCGAATCCGCCGGAACCGTCTTCGCCTACGACCAAACCGGCTCCGACCGCGGCAACGTCCTCAAGACCACCAAAGAACTCTCCAGCTACGACGCCGACGCCCGCGCCGCTCTCGACCACCTCAAATCCCGCCCCGACTGCACCGGCCATCTCGGAGCCATGGGCATCTGCATCGGCGGCCACCTAGCCTTCCGCGCCGCCATGAACCCCGACGTCCTCGCCACCGCCTGCTTCTACGCCACCGACATCCACAAAGGCTCCCTCGGCAAAGGCGGCGACGACTCCCTCCAACGCGCCGCCGACATCAAAGGCGAACTCCTCCTAATCTGGGGCCGCCAAGACCCGCACATCCCCCTCGAAGGCCGCATGACCGTCCTCGCCCGTCTCAACGAACTCGAAAAGAAATTCAGCTGGCACGAGGTCAACGGAGCCCACGCCTTCATGCGCGACGAAGGCATCCGCTACGACCCCGAACTCGCCCATACCCTCTACGGCCTGGTCTTTAATCTCTTCCATCGCAAACTAGGCGAAGGCGACCAGACCACCCAAACCACCGCCTCCACCGAGACCCGCCACTAA